A genomic region of Chloroflexota bacterium contains the following coding sequences:
- the rplQ gene encoding 50S ribosomal protein L17, with the protein MGGRKLNRPTDHRLALIRNQITDLLRYEKVRTTEAKARELRREAEKVITLAKTNDVHHRRLALTKVYDPRVVTKLFDELGPRFADRPGGYTRLIKLMPRKGDGAAMAQVELVL; encoded by the coding sequence ATGGGCGGCCGGAAGCTGAACCGGCCGACGGATCATCGCCTCGCGCTGATCCGCAACCAGATCACCGATCTTCTTCGCTACGAGAAGGTCCGGACCACCGAGGCCAAGGCGCGCGAGCTGCGCCGCGAGGCCGAGAAGGTCATCACCCTCGCCAAGACCAACGACGTGCACCATCGGCGGCTGGCGCTGACGAAGGTGTACGACCCGCGCGTCGTCACCAAGCTGTTCGACGAGCTTGGCCCGCGCTTCGCAGACCGGCCCGGCGGCTACACCCGGCTCATCAAGCTGATGCCCCGCAAGGGTGACGGCGCGGCGATGGCCCAGGTGGAGCTCGTTCTCTAG
- the rpsK gene encoding 30S ribosomal protein S11, with amino-acid sequence MAERRRGPARARRRERKNVPAGRAYIQSSFNNTLVTITDPQGNALCWSSSGAAGFKGSRKSTPYAAGLAADSAARKAMEHGMRQVDVFVRGPGSGREAAIRSLQAAGLSISSIVDHTPIPHNGCRPPKKRRV; translated from the coding sequence GTGGCGGAGCGAAGGCGTGGCCCGGCCCGGGCCCGGCGGCGTGAGCGCAAGAATGTGCCGGCCGGCCGCGCATACATCCAGTCCAGTTTCAACAATACGCTGGTGACGATCACCGACCCGCAGGGCAACGCGCTGTGCTGGTCCAGCTCCGGCGCGGCCGGCTTCAAGGGCTCGCGCAAGAGCACGCCGTACGCGGCCGGCCTGGCGGCCGATTCTGCCGCGCGCAAGGCGATGGAGCACGGCATGCGCCAGGTGGACGTCTTCGTCCGTGGCCCCGGCTCGGGGCGCGAGGCGGCCATCCGCTCGTTGCAGGCGGCCGGTCTCTCGATCAGCTCGATCGTGGATCACACCCCGATCCCGCACAACGGCTGCCGCCCGCCGAAGAAGCGGCGCGTCTAG
- a CDS encoding DNA-directed RNA polymerase subunit alpha, translating to MSETIVAKVDALHTSEDFGRFQVEPLERGYGLTLGNALRRVLLSSLAGAAVTQVKVDGIYHEFATLPGVKEDTTELILNLKQLRLKSYTDQPTQLRLIASGPGIVTASDLIYPSEIEIVNPELYLASLDSADARLEMELTVEKGKGFRSSDGREPPSLGVIPVDAIFSPIRRVNYRVENTRVGERTDLDSLIIEIQTDGTISPMDALVQAATLLIDQFSVFTDLQAPQRRADRGTLATGSIPSHILDMPIEQLDLSQRTYNCLKRSQITKVGQVMQMSEDELLSLRNFGQKSLEELRERLRQHGLLTEDAESEGATATVVGDRDGTDDLVFDMSDDEDDE from the coding sequence TTGTCAGAAACTATCGTCGCGAAAGTCGACGCCCTTCACACGTCCGAGGACTTTGGCCGCTTCCAGGTTGAGCCGCTGGAGCGTGGCTACGGCCTGACGCTCGGCAACGCGCTTCGCCGCGTCCTGCTCTCCTCGCTCGCTGGCGCTGCCGTCACCCAGGTGAAGGTGGACGGCATCTACCATGAGTTCGCGACCCTCCCCGGCGTCAAGGAGGACACGACGGAGCTGATCCTCAACCTGAAGCAGCTCCGCTTGAAGTCGTACACGGATCAGCCGACGCAGTTGCGCCTGATCGCCTCCGGCCCGGGCATCGTCACTGCCAGCGACCTGATCTATCCGAGCGAGATCGAGATCGTCAACCCCGAGCTGTATCTCGCGAGCCTGGACAGCGCCGATGCTCGCCTGGAGATGGAGCTGACCGTCGAGAAGGGCAAGGGCTTCCGCTCCTCTGACGGCCGCGAGCCGCCGTCCCTCGGCGTGATCCCCGTCGACGCGATCTTCTCGCCGATCCGGCGGGTCAACTACCGCGTCGAGAACACCCGGGTGGGCGAGCGGACGGATCTCGACAGCCTGATCATCGAGATCCAGACGGACGGCACGATCTCCCCGATGGATGCGCTGGTGCAGGCGGCGACGCTGCTGATCGATCAGTTCAGCGTCTTCACGGACCTGCAGGCGCCCCAGCGGCGGGCTGACCGGGGCACGCTGGCGACGGGCTCGATCCCCAGCCACATCCTCGATATGCCCATCGAGCAGCTGGATCTCTCGCAGCGGACCTACAACTGCCTCAAGCGGTCCCAGATCACCAAGGTGGGGCAGGTCATGCAGATGAGCGAGGACGAGCTGCTCTCGCTCAGGAACTTCGGGCAGAAGTCGCTGGAAGAGCTGCGCGAGCGGCTGCGACAGCACGGCCTGCTCACCGAGGATGCCGAGAGTGAAGGCGCGACCGCCACGGTTGTCGGCGACCGCGATGGAACTGATGACCTCGTGTTCGACATGTCGGACGACGAGGACGACGAGTAG